One Nocardiopsis gilva YIM 90087 genomic window, GGAAGCGTTGCCGCAGCCGCAAATACCTCCGGCTGCGGCAACGCTCACTTTCGCCGCCGCACGCTTGCGGATGAAGCCTGGCCGGCTACCGATCGGCCCCCTCGGAGAGTTCTGCCTCTGTGGGGCTGGCCATGTCGAGTAGCAGCAGCGCGTCGTGGTCCGGGGTGCCGGGCGGTGCCTGGTAGGTGACGAGGCGCTGTCCGTCGGTGCGGAAGATCGCCATCACCTCGAAGCTGAGGCACATCGAGCCGACCTCCGGGTGCTGGAAGTGCTTCTGGCCGCCGCCGCGCGCCTGAACGTCGTACCGCTCCCACAGGCGGGCGAACTCCGGGCTCTTCACCACGAGTTCACCGACGAGCTGGGCCAGCTCCGGCATGTCCGGGTCGGCGCCCGCCGTCGCACGCAGGTGGGCCGCGCTGTGCGCTGCCATCTCCTCCCAGTCGCGGTACAGCGTGCGGCCCATGGGGTGCAGGAACATGTATCGGGTGATGTTGCGACGCTCCGGCGGCCAGTCCGTGATGCCGTGGAAGAGGCGCAGGCCGGGCCGGTTGGCGGCCAGCAGGTCATTGGCGCGGTTGACGACGTAGGCCGGTGAGGGCCGCAGCGTCTCCAGCAGGGCGCGGACCGACTCCCGTACGGCGCGTTCCGGGGCCGGGGGCTGCGTCGGCGCCTGGCCCGCTGCGAGCGCCGCCAGCTCGTGCAGCCGCCGCAGCGCGTCACCGGAGAGCTGCAGCGCCTCGCCGAGCGCGGTGACGACGGAGGGCGAGGGCCGGTTCTCGCGGCCGCGCTCAAGGCGCGTGTAGTAGTCGACACTGACCCCGGCCAGCGTCGCCAGCTCCTCGCGGCGCAGTCCCGGAGTGCGGCGGATGCCTGTACCCGCAGGCAGGCCCACGTCCTGCGGGCGGATCTGTGCGCGGCGGGCGCGGAGGAAGCGGCCCAGTTCCGTACCTTCGCTCATCCGCCCATTGTCGCGAAGGGGAACGCATCCAGGGAGGCCGTACCACGGCCAGGAACAGCGCTCCCCTGGACGGCTCGGCCTGCCCGGGGCCGTAGACGCAGAGCAAGCTGCTGTCCGTATCCGACAGGAACGGCACAGCGAGGAGCAGCTCACGATGAGCGCGGCGCGATCCGGGCAAGCCCCGGCAGTCGAGGCAAGCTCGGTTACCCGAGGCGGGTCAGGGTCAGGGCGGCCAGGCTCTCCCGGCGCTGCTCTGGTCGCGGCCGTCCTCGGCTTCTTCGTGATCACCCTGGATGTCTCCGGCGTCAACGTGGCGCTGCCCGCCGTGCGGGAAGAACTCGGCGGCTCGATGTCCGGGATCCAGTGGATCGCCGACAGCTACACACTGATGTTCGCGGCGCTGATGCTCTCCGCCGGTGCCTTCTCGGACCGGATCGGCGCGCGGCGCGCGTACGGCTGGGGGCTCGGCGTCTTCACCCTGGCCTCGCTAGCCTGCGGGGCAGCGCCGACGCTCGGGACGCTGATGGCGGCGCGGGTGGTGCAGGGAAGCGCGGCAGCGGTGATGGTGCCCGCGTCGCTGTCGCTGATCCGGCAGGGGTTCCCCGATCCGGCCGCGCGGGCGCGTGGCATTGCCCTGTGGACGGTCGGCGGCGCGGTGGCCGTCGCTGCGGGACCCGTCCTGGGCGGGCTGCTCACCACGGAGTGGAGCTGGCGCGCCGTGTTCTTCCTGAACGTGCCCGCCGGGCTCGCCGGTTTCCTGGTCCTGCTGCGGGCGGCGCGCTCCCCGCGCCACGCTGCCGCTTTCGACCTGCCGGGACAGATGACGGCGGTACTGGCGCTGGCCGCACTGACCTTCACCGTGATCGAGGGCGGGCGCGACGGGTTCACCGGCACCGTCCTTGCCGCAGCCGGGGTCGCGGTGCTGTCCGGGGCCGGTTTCCTGGCCGTCGAGGCGCGGCGGCGCACGCCGATGCTGCCACTGGGGCTGTTTCGCCAGCGCGGCGTCACCGTGCCGGTCATCGCAGGCTTCGCCCTCAACGCCGCGTTCTACGGTGGGGTGTTCGTACTGAGCCTCTTCTTCCAGGAGGAGCGGGGGCAGTCGGCGCTGTCGGCCGGGCTGATGTTCGTGCCGATGGCGGTCATCACCGCCAACTTCAACTACCTCTCACCGAGGGCGGTTTCCCGCTACGGCCCGCGTGCGGTGGTCGTGGCAGGACTGCTGACCGGCACGCTGGGCTGCGGCGGGCTACTCGCCGTCGACACCGGCACGCCCTCGTGGGTGACCGTCCTGCTGATGATCCCACTGGGCATCGGCGGCTCCCTCGCCATGCCCGCGCTGACCTCCCTGATGCTCGAGAGCGTCGCCGCCGAGCGGGCCGGCACGGCAGCAGCGCTACTCAACACCAGCCGCCAGACGGGCGGAGCGCTCAGCATCGCAGTCTTCGGCGCGCTCCTCGCAGCGGACTTCATACCGGGGATGCGGGAGAGCCTGCTGCTCGCCGCATGCCTGCTGGCGGCCAATGCGCTGGGCGCTGCGGCGCTGCTACCGCGACGGTGAGGACGGCCGCAGTGCGTCCATCTCCGCGTGCGCGAAACTCTGAAGCGGTGGTGGATGTTCCGCTCCCCTGCCACCTTCGCTGCTGGGGGCTGCTGGCAGGAGACCTGCGTCCGGTGGGTGTGCTGGTCAGGAGCGCCGGTAGTGGCGTTGATGCTCGCGGCGTGAGAAGGAGGACACCCCCGCTCCGGCAAGGCACTGAAGCGACACCCCTCATTGAAACGTAACCAATTGACCGCATGTGGTCACAGGGAATCATCCGATGAAAAATCAACCGATGATCCTGTTAGCGTGAGCGCCGCACTGGCCCCGTCACGGAACGAAACCAAGCCATGACCACATCCAGGCACAGCCCCCTGCGCCGCCTGACCACCCTCCCCATCACCCTCCTGACATCGGTCGCCCTGATGACCTCGACCAGCCCGGCATCCGCCGAGGTCCTCCAACAGGCCCACTAGCAGCAGGCCGTCGCCGAGGTCGCGCAGGCCTACGGCGCCGCAGCAGCGGCCGGTGGGATCGTGGTCGCCGGCAGCTGGGTCAGTGCCGAGGCCGCTGGTGCCTTCTCGGCGTCGCTGGCCGCTGGCTCGGGTGTGTCCGCGCTGGTGGCCCAGTACCTCTGCTGACGCCCCCCGACCGAAGAGCTAGGAGATCATCATGGATCTCGTCGTAACCGGCGCCGGACTTCTCGAACTCGTCCTGGGCCTTAGCGGCCTGTACTTCATCGGCGCCAAGAAGCCCGTACCGCTCTGGCTCCTGATCGCCATCGCGGTCGAGGCGCTCGTTCTCGTCGCGGCGATGGGTACTGCTGGGTACCTCTGGTAGCTGCCGTCCAAGCATGCTGCGCCGACGATGCGCGCGGCTGGCCCGGCACCCACAGTGCCGGGCCTTTGTGGGGGTCCACCTCCGCGTGCGCAGAGCTCTGGTGTGCCCGATGGGTTGGCGCCGTTCATCCCGGCACGCAGGCAGGGAGAGCAGCCGTGACCTCCGGTTACCGGGCGCGACATGCCAAGCCGCGCAGCGGGGTGGTGGCGTGACTGGCTAACGCCATCGCCGAGGTGATAGTCCGCGTGTTGCGCTCCGAACCGCCGCGTCGACGGAGGAGGATCCACGACTGGCAGCCCAGTCCCGTGGAAGGCCTCCTCCGCCGACGGCTACAGGAGTACGGCGACCCTCGCCGCTACGCGTGGAGCCGGGTCCCGCTGAGCCTGTGGGTCGATTTCGACTACCCCGGCGAGGACATTGGGTGCTGGAACAAGCGCCATGACTCGGACCAGCCCGCGCTCGTCCGCCCTTACATGAGTCCGGGCACCACCTGAGCGCCCTGCCTCAGGGTCATCAGCCATTCCTCGACCGCGTGGGCCGTGGTCTCGGCGTGATCTTCGACCATGGTGAAGTGGTCGCCCGGCACGCGGCGGGTACGGGTGGCGGATTCCCAGGTGGCAGCCCAGTCGGCGGGGGTGGAGTCGTCGGGGGTGGGGTCGAAGGAGTCTTCCGCGCCGACAAAGAAGACGGGTGCCTTGGACGCCTCGGTGTCCATGTCGAGGAGCAGGTTCATGTAGGCGGCCTGGCCGGTCAGGCGGGTGGCGTCAAACCAGCCATAGGTCGCCTCCCGATCGAAGAGGCCACCGATGAGACGCTCGAAGATGGGCGCTCCGGTACGGCCCTTGATCGGGTAGGTGTCGAGCATGACGACCCCGGCCGGGTGGATCGCTCTTTCCTTTTGGAGATGGCCGGCCACCGCCTGAGCGAGGAGGCCGCCCGAGGAGTAGCCGAGCAGCGCGAACGGCTGCCCATCAGCCGCGCGCAGGACGCTCTCCGCGATCGTCTCCAGCGCGCACCTGCCCGTGGCCGGGACCTTCTCCCCATGTGCGAACCCAGGTACCGGGACCGCCGAGATGTGCCGCACCCCGCGAAGGTGGGTGACCAGGCGGCTGAACTGGTGCACGCCGCCGGTGGCCATGGGCGTGCTGACGCAGATCAACCGGGGATACTTGACGCCTTCGGCCAGCTGCACCGGAGCGGGGATTTCCGCCAGGTCGTCGGGGGAGGTGAACTTCGGCCGCTCCTCTGCGGCCACCCTGAGCATCGCGAGGCCCTTCTCCGCGTCGCCGGAAAGAACCGCGTCACGCAGTCGGGCATGGAGGTCGTCCACTTCCTCGGTCTCGGTCGGGTCACCAGCCGCACCGTCGTCCAGTTCGCCCACCAGCAGCGCGGCGATCTGCCGGGCGAGCGCCGCCGAGTTGGCGTTGTCGAACACGACCATCTGCGGCAGGGCCATTCCCGTCGCGGTGCTCAGGCCGTTGCGCAGCTCCATCACGGTGAGCGAATCGAAGCCCGATTCGAAGAAATTCCGCTCCGGGTCGATGTCCTCGGGGCCGCCGTGCCCGAGAACCGCTGCCACGTGGGTGCGCACCAGTTCCAGGATCTCGGTCTCGATCCGCTCCCGAGGTTGCCCGGCGAGGCGGTCGCGCAGCGAGTCCACGTCGGCCTGACCGCTGACGACCCGCCGTTTGGGGCGGCGCACCAGGCCTTGGAAGAGCGGTGGCAGGTCGCCGCTAGCTGCCAGTGATTCCAGATCCAGCCGGACCGGGATCGATAGGGGCGACTCCACGTTCGTGGCAGCGTCGAACAGCTCCAAGCCCTCGGCGTCGGACAGCGGGAGGACTCCGCCCTGGGAGATCCTGGACGTGTCGGCGCCGCCGAGTCCCTCAGTCAGGCCGCTGGAGTGCGCCCACAGACCCCACGCCATTGACCGGCCGGGCAGGCCGAGGGAGCGCCGGTGCTCGGCAAGTGCGTCGAGGAAGGCGTTGGCCGCCGCGTAGTTTCCCTGGCCGGGGTTGCCCAGCACACCAGCGGCGGAGGAGAACAGAACGAACGCCGAAAGGTCGAGGTCGCGAGTCAGGTCGTGCAGGTTCCAGGCCGCGTCTACCTTGGGGCGCAGCACCTTGGCCAGGCGTTCGGCGGTCAACGACCCGATGACGCCGTCGTCCAGCACACCCGCCGTGTGCACGACGCCGGTCAGCGGGTGCTCGGCCGGGATCGTTTCCAACAGGTCGGACAGCGCCGTCCGGTCGGAGACATCGCAGGCGGCGATGGTTACGGTCGCGCCGAGGCGGACGAGTTCGCTGTGGAGTTCGACGGCTCCAGGGGCGTGCGGGCCGCGACGGCTGGCCAGCAGCAGGTGCCGAACCCCGTGCTCGGTGATCAGATGCTTGGCCGCGAGCGCGCTGAGCCCACCGGTCCCGCCAGTGATCAGCACGGTGCCCTCGGGATCCCAGGTGTCGGCCTGGTCCGCTGCGTCGGATGCGATCGCCCTGGCCAGCCTGGGGACCCACGCAGTACCGGAACGCAATGCAACCTGGGGTTCGTCCGATGCCGCAACGGCACCCTGGAGGTCGGCCAGCCCCTCCTCACTGGTGGTGTCCGCATCCACCAGCGTGATCCGGCCAGGGTTCTCCGCCTGGGCCGAGCGGACGAGTCCCCACACCGGCGACAAGCTGAGGTTCGAACTCTCTTCGTCGCTGCCGACGGCCACCGCCCCGTCGGTCACGACCATCAGGCGGGGCGAGGTGAGTTGGTCGTGGGCGAGCCAGGTTTGGAGGAGGTCCAGGGCCTCACAGGCGGCCGAGTGCGCTGCGTCCGGCAAGTTGCCGGGCGCCGGAGCAACCCGGGCAACGACGGTATCGGGCGCTTCTCGGCCGTTCTTGATTGCGGTCGCCAGCTCCGCAACGTCCGTGAAGTGGTCGGCGTCGTCACCGAGGCCGAGCGCGTCAGAGCCGATGGTGGCCATGTCCTGGTTGACGGGAGTAGAACGGCTCAGTGCCGGGGCGGGGTTCCACTTCAGCTGGTAGAGGGATTCGTGTGAACTCTGGGTAGACGCCTTCAGCTGCTCGGCCGGGACCGGGCGTACGACCAGGGAGTCCACCGACAGCACGGGCTCGCCGGTCGTGTCGGCCACGGTTAGTTCCGCGCCTCCTTCGGGCGCCGAGGCCAGTCGCACGCGCAGTTCCGTAGCGCCCACCGCGTGCAGGGACACCCCGTTCCAGCCGAACGGGAGAAAGACCG contains:
- a CDS encoding helix-turn-helix transcriptional regulator; this translates as MSEGTELGRFLRARRAQIRPQDVGLPAGTGIRRTPGLRREELATLAGVSVDYYTRLERGRENRPSPSVVTALGEALQLSGDALRRLHELAALAAGQAPTQPPAPERAVRESVRALLETLRPSPAYVVNRANDLLAANRPGLRLFHGITDWPPERRNITRYMFLHPMGRTLYRDWEEMAAHSAAHLRATAGADPDMPELAQLVGELVVKSPEFARLWERYDVQARGGGQKHFQHPEVGSMCLSFEVMAIFRTDGQRLVTYQAPPGTPDHDALLLLDMASPTEAELSEGADR
- a CDS encoding MFS transporter; translation: MSAARSGQAPAVEASSVTRGGSGSGRPGSPGAALVAAVLGFFVITLDVSGVNVALPAVREELGGSMSGIQWIADSYTLMFAALMLSAGAFSDRIGARRAYGWGLGVFTLASLACGAAPTLGTLMAARVVQGSAAAVMVPASLSLIRQGFPDPAARARGIALWTVGGAVAVAAGPVLGGLLTTEWSWRAVFFLNVPAGLAGFLVLLRAARSPRHAAAFDLPGQMTAVLALAALTFTVIEGGRDGFTGTVLAAAGVAVLSGAGFLAVEARRRTPMLPLGLFRQRGVTVPVIAGFALNAAFYGGVFVLSLFFQEERGQSALSAGLMFVPMAVITANFNYLSPRAVSRYGPRAVVVAGLLTGTLGCGGLLAVDTGTPSWVTVLLMIPLGIGGSLAMPALTSLMLESVAAERAGTAAALLNTSRQTGGALSIAVFGALLAADFIPGMRESLLLAACLLAANALGAAALLPRR